CGGGCCAGTTCGCGAGCGATTAGGGCACTGTCGCCGATGCGTGAGACGCGAACGCAGACGTCATAACCTTCGCGCTCGAAGTCGCTGATGCGATCCTCCAGATACAGGCTGATCTGTAGCTGCGGATGCAGACGCATGAAGCGGGCGATCAGCGGCGCGAGCCAGAGAGTGCCGAAGCTCATGGGGGCCAGTACGTTCAGGCGGCCGCACAGGCCGCGGTCGTGGAGGCTCGCCGTCTCGGCTGCTTCGCTCAGTTCCTGCAGTGCTTCTTTGGCCCGCTGATAGAAGGCCAGGCCGGTGTCGGTCGGCACGACGCGGCGTGTGGAGCGCAGCAGCAGTTTGACGCCCATACGCTGCTCCAGGTCGCTCAGACGCTTGCTGACCACCGACTTCGATAGCGCCAGGTCGTCCGCTGCCCTGCTGACGCCCCCCAGCTCCACGACACGCAGAAAGGTTTCGATTTCCTGCAGATCCAGCTTCATGGGCGATTTCCCGAAAATGACTGCAGTGAGGATAACGCCCCTATATCAA
The sequence above is drawn from the Pseudomonas sp. Z8(2022) genome and encodes:
- a CDS encoding LysR family transcriptional regulator encodes the protein MKLDLQEIETFLRVVELGGVSRAADDLALSKSVVSKRLSDLEQRMGVKLLLRSTRRVVPTDTGLAFYQRAKEALQELSEAAETASLHDRGLCGRLNVLAPMSFGTLWLAPLIARFMRLHPQLQISLYLEDRISDFEREGYDVCVRVSRIGDSALIARELARSARILCASPEYLQLHGIPENLEALHAHDCIGYSNVASRQFWSFQGEDEHGELSAAAPRGRFSTNNGEVMRELAAAGQGIALLPSFLIHQQLQDGSLIEVLPQARPKPYSIYAMYPRSRRASRKVLALCDFLQQSLVDAPWEQ